TTACATTTATTAGTTGATGCAGCATTTCTACCAGTCGTGGATGATAATCAATGTTTTAAAGGGATTATTACCCGTAAAGAATTATTAAAAGCAATCAACCATATGGCGCATGAAATAGAACGAAAGAATGTCATTCTACCAAAATCTGATGAAGAAGCTAGAGAAATGAAAGCAATTTGATTTTTGAAGAGCGAAGAAGGTAAATGTTAGATAAGTGAAGGGAGCTATTCAATGGACGCATATGAAATTATCAATTATATTGGGAACGCTGAGAAAAAAACACCAGTAAAGGTGACACTGAAAGGGAAATTAAAAGAAGTGACCTTTCCCGATGAGATTCAAGCATTTACCAATTGCAAAACAGGAACATTATTTGGGGAATGGAAGGTCGTCAAAGCTTTTCTAGATGAGTACGAAGAAAAAATCGAGGATTATGTTGTTGAAAATGATGCGCGTAATTCTGCGATTCCAATGCTTGATATCAAAGAAGTTAATGCTCGCATCGAACCTGGGGCAATTATCCGAGACCAAGTTGAAATTGGCAATAATGCAGTTATCATGATGGGGGCTGTGATTAATATTGGAGCAGTCATTGGTGATGGAACGATGATTGATATGGGCGCAATTCTTGGTGGTCGCGCAACGGTCGGCAAAAATTGTCATATCGGTGCGGGAACAGTGCTTGCAGGTGTCATCGAGCCTCCTAGTGCAGAACCAGTTATCATCGAAGATAATGTGCTGATTGGTGCTAACGCTGTAGTACTTGAAGGAATTCGAGTTGGTGAAGGAGCAGTTGTTGCAGCAGGAGCAATTGTTGTTGACGATGTCGCACCAAACACAGTAGTCGCTGGTGTGCCTGCTAGAAAAATCAAAGATATAGATGAAAAAACAAAAGGCAAGACCAATATGATGGAAGAATTGCGCAAGTTGTAAGTGATTCGTAAAAAAGTGATGTATCATCACCTTTTAATCTATTAGTTTATTACGTAGTCTTATCTAATAGTTCTAGGGAACTAACTCAAAGAGTTTGTTCCCTAGAACTATTTTTTGTGTACATCAAAAATACACTGTATACAACTTTCAATTGTGTAAGTTGACTGTTAGCCAATTCAATTTTCTGTAAGATTGTTTCCGCTTATAATCTATCCTATAGAGAAACTAGGAGGAACACAAATTATGAAAAGTAAAAAATTTAAATTGATTATCGGTGGTATTGTACTAGGAGTATTAGGAGGAAGCTATTTCTTGTTTTTTCCTTCTTCAGACAATATGGAACCAGCATATAATGTTTTTACGTTAAATCAGCTAGATCCACTTCTGTTAAAAGGAGAAGTGAAGGCAACACAAACACAAGATGTTTTTTATGATCAAACATTGGGAAGCATTGCTGATATTCCAGTTAAACACGAACAAGAGGTTAAAAATGGGGATGTTTTACTGAATTATCAAAATAGTGAGGCGCAAAATAGAGCGGACCAACAACAGCGCGCAGTGAATAAAAGTAGCATATCCGCTCAGCAAGCTGCACAAAATTTAAGCAGAGCACAAGTAAGATACAATGAATCGCAAGCAAAATTAGACCAAAATACTGCCGAATATAATAGAGAAGCTGATCCAGAGAAAAAAGAAGAGTTGAAAGGAAAAGTTGAACAGCAAAAATCAGAAGTGACGACATTTAACAATGAAGTTATACAAGCTCAACAAGCACTTGAGTTAGCAAATACAGAAGTAAATGATGAAGCAGCTTCATTAGAATCGGAACAAGGAAAAGTTACATCAACGGTGAATGCGACAATTGATGGGATTGCAATGGTCAATGAAGCAGGTAAAAAATCGCTAGAAACACCACTAATACAAGTATTAAGTAAGGCAAAACAAATCAAAGGAACTGTAACAGAATATGATTTTAATAAACTGTCAATCGGTCAAGAAGTTAGTGTTACTTCAATTGGATCGAGTGAAACGACTCAAGGAAAAATCAGTGCTATTAATCAATTGCCAAAAACAAAAAATAATAGCGATGCGGAAATCCCTACCTATGAATTTATTGTGGATGGAGATTTCACTTGGGCGTATGGTTCTTCTGTCCAAGTCTCTTTAAACCAATCACAACTGTTTTTACCTGAAAAATCTATCGTTTCTAAAGATGATAAGACGTTTGTCTACACGTATAAAAACGGTCGAGCATCAAAAACGGAAGTGAAAGTAGTGGATCAACAAGGAACAAAAAAAGTTGAGTCCGGTGTATCAAAAGGAACCAAAATTATTAGTAATCCTGACGAATCCTTAAAAGATAAGGCAGAAGTGCAGGTGGTTGAAAATGATTAAATTAGAGCAAATTAATAAATATTACACATTAGCAGAGGAACGTTTACATGTTTTAAAAAACATCAATTTTGAGATTAAAGAAAAAGAGTTTGTCGCAGTAATGGGACCATCTGGATCTGGGAAATCAACGTTGATTAACTTAATTGGTTTTATTGATAAAAAATTTGAAGGAACATATTTATTTGAAGGAAAAAAAATTACGGACTTTTCGGATAAAGAACTTTCAATGATTAGAAATAAATCGGTAGGATTTGTCTTTCAAAATTTTAGCTTGATTGAGAACAATACGGTATTTGAAAATATCGAATTACCTTTGTTATACAATGGTTCTGCTTATACAGATACAAAAAAAAGAGTGCAGGAGGTTTTGGAAAAAGTTGGGTTAGGAGATAAAGGGAATAAATATCCTAAACAACTTTCAGGTGGACAGCAACAGCGTATTGCTATTGCTCGAGCGATTGTTAATTCTCCAAGATTTATCATTGCAGATGAACCAACAGGAGCACTGGATTCCAAAACATCAGACGATATTATGAAGTTGTTTCAAGATTTAAATAAAGAAGAGGGTGTAACAATTATTTTAGTTACACATAACCCTGAAATGGTTCATTATTGCGATCGTTTAATTCGAGTAAAAGATGGCGAAATTGTAGAAGAGGAGTTGGTTCAATGAAGAATTTCGTTATTGGGAAGACAGCATTAAAATCAATTCTTAAAAATAAAAAGCGCAGTTTCCTAACGATGTTTGGTATTATTATTGGTATTGCGTCAGTGATCACAATTGTATCGATTGGGAATGGATTTAAGCGAGATATGATCAATAAAATGTCAATGACGAACACGAATGAAAACGTGACAAACATTACTTTTAACTATTTTGATGTATCAAATGCATTTACTGAAAATGAAGTATTTAAAAAGAGTGATCTTGATTTAATTAAAAATATCAAAGGAATAAACAAAGTAGATTTTTATAAGCCAAAGCAAAAACAAACAGAGCGTCAAATAGAAATATACATCCGTGGTAAGAAATTGACGAAAAAAATAGAACGTGTGGAGCAAACAACCGTGGAGCTTTTAGCTGGTCGTCAAATTCAACCCAAAGATAATGACACGTTAAATAAAGTCGTTGTACTTGATGAAGTATTAGCACAAAAATTGTTTGGCGATGCTGAAAAAGCTATTGGAAAAGGTTTTGAAGTGGGGAAAGAGATCTTTACGATTGTAGGAGTAAAAGCCAGCGAAAGCGGCACATTATCGATGGACAACCAATCACCACTCGCTTACTTTCCTGTAAAGAGCTATGACCATTATTTCCATAAACCAGAAAGTCAATCAATTTTAAACTTGGAAGTTATTCCTGGTGAAGATAAGGAAAAAGTCACCGCAGACGTTTTGAAACAACTGAATTTTAATGGTAGTTTGAGAAATACTGGTGAATATGAACAATATAATCCAAAATCAGATATTGATCAGATGGGCAGTATTTTAGATAACTTAACCTTATTTATTTCAGCAGTTGCGGGTATTTCATTGTTTATTGCAGGAGTTGGTGTGATGAATATGATGTATATCTCTGTCTCTGAACGAACAAAAGAAATTGGTGTTCGTCGTGCTTTAGGCGCAACAGAAATAGATATCAAAAAACAATTTTTAGCAGAAGGATTAACACTAACGCTGCTTGGAGGATTGATTGGCTATTTGTTAGGGATGTTGCTAGGATTGCTTGCTTCGATCTTTTTACCTTTCGCAGTCCGACCAGATTTATTTACGATTGCGTTAGCTGTGGGAATTTCTATTTTAATTGGTGTTGTATTTAGTTACATGCCAGCTTCTGCAGCATCTAAAAAAGATTTAATTGATATTTTAAAATAAGAAAAAAATGCAGTTTACTTCATAAGCATTGGAGAGGCTGCATTTTTCTTTTTGACTCAGTCATCAAAAATAATGCTATACATGCTCTGTCAAACAGTGTACAATTTTTTCTATAAAGAACGAGAAGGGGAGTGCGGATAAAGTGATTCAAGATAAATTAATCGACATTCGTAGAGAACTACATAAAATTCCTGAGATTGGATTAGAAGAGGTAAAAACGCAAAAAAAGTTAATAGAAATTATTGCTTCCATAGATAAAAGTTACCTTGAAGTAAAAACTTGGAAAACAGGAATACTGGTTTTCGTCCATGGCTCAGCACCTGACAAAACAATTGGTTGGCGTGCGGATATTGATGGTCTGCCTATAACAGAAGAAGTGGTTTCAGATTTTCAATCAACACATATTGGTTTTATGCATGCGTGCGGTCACGATTTTCATATGACAATCGGTTTGGGATTATTGGAACAATTATCATTTAAACAGCCGAAAAATAATTACTTATTTCTTTTTCAGCCAGCAGAAGAAAACGAAGCTGGTGGGATGTTAATGTATGAAGACAACGCATTTGGCTCTTGGTTACCAGATGAATTTTATGGATTGCATGTGAATCCGGACTTGCCGGTTGGTACGATAGCTACTAGAGTTGGAACGTTGTTTGCGGCGACCTGTGAAGTGCAAATTACCCTGAAAGGAAAAGGTGGACATGCAGCGTTTCCTCATGCTTCTAATGATATGATTGTAGCAGGTATGAGTCTTGTACAACAGGCGCAAACGATTGTTAGTCGCAATGTAAATCCAGTTGAAGGAGCTGTGGTGACTTTTGGCACGTTTCACGCAGGCACAGCGACAAATGTTATCGCAGGAGTTGCTACACTTTCCGGAACGATTCGTACGTTGACAGAAGAGATGAATCAATTAACCCAACAGCGGATCAAAGAAATTGGTGCAGGGATTGCTAAATCGTTTAATTGTGAAGTTGATGTTTTTCTGGATCAAAAAGGCTATGTTCCAGTAATTAATAATAAAGAAACAACAGAAAACTTTATGTCATTTATGGAGCACGAGGAAAGTGTTGTGTTCAAAGAAGCAGAAGTTGCTATGACAGGTGAAGATTTCGGTTACTTACTTTCTAAAGTTCCAGGAACAATGTTTTGGTTAGGTGTAGATAGTCCATTTGGGTTACATTCAGCAAAATTTGACCCCAATGAAGAAGCAATTACCTTTGGTGTAGAGCATATTAGTAGGTTTTTACAATCATTAGACAAATAAAAAAATGGATCAAACGGTTGATACAATAACCATTTGATCCATTTTTTTATTTTAATGTAATTGGTGTATTTGGAATAGTGAAATTAGCAGCGGATAGTTTTTTTACGTACTGAGCTATAAATACTTCTCGGATAGATGCTTGATTACCATTTAGCACATACATGGTTGTCCGAATAGCAAAGTTGCCGTTTCCAAGATCGACCATTCCGAAAATAGTTGGACCTGTTTGAATAACGTCTGAATATTTTTCTTTTAATTCCTGATTTACTTGATCGATAATCGTTGCAATCTGGTCATATCCTTCATCTGGCATAATCCGAACATCGATTAATACTTGCATATTTGAGCGGGAAAGGTTGCTTATTGTCGTAATATTTCGATTCGGAATAAAATGAACAGTTCCATCCAGTGCTTTCATTTGTGTCGTTCTAAGACCCACGGCAGTGACGGTTCCTTCTATACCTAGTGTTGTTAATCGGATATAATCGCCAACATCCATTTGTTGTTCTAAAATGATAAAAAAACCAGTAATAATATCGTTCATAAAACCTTGTGCCCCTAAACCAATGGCTACCCCAGCTATACCCGCTCCGGCAAGTAATGAACCGACTGGGACACCTAAAACGGTTAATAAAGAATAGATGAAGAAAAAGAAGAGCGTATATTGAAATGCATTTACGATTAGAGTGTGTAATGTCTTTAAACGACTTTCACTTAACGCTTGCTTTTTACTATAATTACCATAGGTTCGATCGATGATACTTTTTCCGATTTTATTCAGAATGACAAATAGTAGAATCAAAAATATAAGATAGAGTGCTTTTTCAATTATTGTTGCAATAATTTGATCCCAATTAATTCCATTCCAAAAACGCTGTAAGGCATTTACTTTTTTTTCTGTTACCGTTTTTATATCAATCGCAGAATCTAGTGTGCTTTCTGCTGTTACATGAGAGGTTGATTGTCCTAAAAAAAACATGATCATTCCAACTTTCTTTCATCTGTTTTATGGATAGAGGGAAATAACTTTGTTGATTCCTTTAACATTATACTTGAATTTGAAAAAAAATGTCATTAGTTCTGTAAAAAGATTAACAAATTAATGAAAAATGTGTTACAATATTCTGAAAATAAGGAGTGATTATATGACTTTGGATTGGGATAATTTAGGTTTCGATTATATAAAAACCCCATTTCGCTATATTTCTATGTGGAAAGATGGCAAGTGGGACGACGGTAAATTAACAGAAGATAATACATTGCATCTGCATGAAGGTTCAGCTGCGCTTCATTATGGGCAGCAATGTTTTGAAGGATTGAAAGCATATCGATGTAAAGATGGCTCGATTAATTTGTTTCGAGTAGATGAGAATTCTAAGCGAATGAATCGAAGTGCTAAGCGTTTGTTAATGGCAGAAGTTCCAGAAGAAAAATTTATTCGCGCTGTTGAAGAAGTTGTGAAAGCAAACGAAGCTTTTGTGCCACCATATGGCAGTGGCGGAACATTATATATTCGTCCGTTACTAATTGGTGTGGGTGCAGGAATTGGCGTACACCCAGCACCAGAGTATCTATTCACTGTATTTTGTATGCCTGTTGGTGCCTATTTTAAAGGTGGTTTAACGCCGACAAACTTTATCGTATCTGACTATGATCGAGCAGCACCGCAAGGAACTGGAGCAATTAAAGTGGGAGGCAACTATGCAGCAAGTTTACTTCCAGGAGAGGAAGCAAAAGAGAAAAATTTCTCGGACTGTATTTATTTAGATCCTGCTACTCATACAAAAATTGAGGAAGTAGGTTCGGCTAATTTCTTTGGTATTACAAAAGATAATCGATTTGTAACCCCGTTATCTCCATCGATTTTGCCAAGTATTACTAAATATTCATTACTGTACTTAGCTGAGCATCATTTAGGGATGGAAGCGGTAGAAGAGGATGTATATTTGGATTCTTTAGATGAGTTTACAGAAGCGGGGGCGTGTGGCACAGCGGCTGTGATTTCACCGATTGGCGGATTTCAGACTTACGATAAGTTTCATGTGTTTTATAGTGAAACAGAGGTTGGACCAGTTACGCAGAAACTTTATGATGAATTGACTGGCATTCAATTTGGTGATTTATCAGCGCCAGATGGTTGGATTAGGAATATACGGGTTTAAAAGATGTAATATTTTAAACTATGGAAGAAAATGACGAAAAGTTTCGTTGTTTTCTTTTTTTGGTTAAAAATTGGATTACGGATGATGGTATTGTTGGTTGGAATGGATATAAGTAGGGTTTAATATTTCTATATAAATAAAAAATAGATAATATTGATAATTATTTTTTATTATAGTTATATATTGAAGACTTATGTGATACAATAATATACAAATAACTATAAATTATTTGGAGGTTTTTGAAACTTGTTTGAGCAGCTTATAAACCATTTTGATGAAAATTTAATTAGGAAAATTGAAGGAATAGCTGCCTTAATTAGTATTATATCTATATTTATTTCGGTATACTATTTTATACAAAAAAATATAAAGAAGAGAAAAGTTTTTACTAACTCGGATAAGCCGGAAATTAAATATTTTACTGATAGGGAAGAAATAACTAAGGAAATATTTGAAAACATTGAAAAGTCTAGTAAAGGGGAGTTGTTTTCTATATATGGGCCAGCTGGTATTGGAAAAAGCGAACTTATGAAACTAATAAATTTAGTATTTAATTCACCAAAATATTTTGTAGATTCTGAAACTAGAAATTTCTTGCAAGGTTATTTACCTGATCAATTTGTACGGAAAAAATCTCAGTCATATATATTCAATTGTAAAGATCAAAAAATAAAAACGGTTTTTTCCAGTATTATTAATAGCCTAAATTTAGACATTGATAATGATGCTAATATGGGGAATTTTGAGATCATATCGTCAAAAATATACAAAAAAACTAAACGGTGTGACCACATAATTTTTATATTTGAAAACATTGAAAATAATTATTTAGCTAGTGACTTATTTGATTTTTTCAAAATATTAAATTTGTATTCAAAAAAAAATAAATATATATTTTTCATAGTTTATTCTAGCTTATTCTCACCTGATAATAGGAACAGTAGTATCCTAAAGAGGATCAAAGAATTTAAAATAGAAAATACTAAAGAGTTTATTAAAAAACATAATCTGAATAATTTATCTGAATCGGAAATTAATGAAATTCACAAAGTTACTAATGGAAATTTGGAATTACTAAACATTGTAACTAAAATTGTAAAGATGGCTGGAAAAGAAGAGTTAAAGGTGATTACCCGTTTTTCAGATTTAGACAAATATTTTGTAGATTACTTAAATGAGGATATCGAAGCATGGAATGTGTTCAAAGCATATCTATCATTATCCCTTTCTCAACCATTAATAGTTCCTTCTCAGATTAGTATATTAGTTGAGGACGGAATAGATGTAGGAAAAAATATGAGAAAACTAGCTTGTGCTGGATTTTTAACTAAGGTAAAAAATACGAACTCAATGTATAGTATTTCAAAAGTAGTACGCTCAATTATGTACAATTCTGAATCTGCGGATATCATTCAAAATCAAGCTCAGCTATTAAAATATAATAAAAATGATAAACTTAATTTAGAAGAAAGATTTGTTTTACATGCATTATTTTCAGTAGAACATAACCATGTAGTATTGGAGACACTACAGAAAAAACAGAGAGAGAAGGATTATTCAATTGCTTTAGAGATTTATGAAATTCTAGATACAGGTTCTTGTTTCTCGGAACATTTAATACGAACTTGTAAAGATTTTAATCAGATTTTATTCTGTATTTTAGAGGCGCTAATTGGTGCTGGAAACTATACACAGGCATCAAATTTAATAGATGATGATAGGTATAATCAATATTTTATTAATCGTAATATGTACATTAACGAGAGTAATCTAAATTTACAATTTCTTAATGCTAACTTAGCACACCTAAAAAATGATTATAACTCAGCTTTGGATATTTATTCGCAAATGCTAAACTCAGAGGTTGTACAAAAAAATATATACTATAAAGCAAAAGTAACTTGGGGAATCGCACATGTTCATCGTCATATTGGGAACTTTGTACAAGCGATTGAATGGTATAATCAGGCTATAAAAATTTGTAAATCATATGAATATAAAACTCTTGATATTCTAATTAAATGTTTAAATGAATGCAATAGTATATATGTATATATGAACGAATTACCACCATTTTCTGCACAATATTTGAAGAAAATTGTGCAGAAAAATTCTAACAAATTTAAAAATAAAGTTGCTGAGTTATCAACGAATAAGTATGAAGCAATCATGCTTGGAAAAGATAACGATTTTGATACTGCTATCAGTTTAATTGAATCAACTTTAAATATTTATGAACAAACGTTTGAAAGATTGCGTTTTAATTTGTACTTTGAAAAAGGAGAACTTTTAAGGCGTAAGAAAAAATTTGAGTCTGCCGTTCAATTTTTTGAAAAAAGTTTTGATTCTTCAGAACATAATGGAGATAAAAATATAAAATTATATTCTCTTTTAGGTATTTTATTGGCGGAATTACAAGCAAGCCAATTTTATTATCATCAAAACAACGATGAACAGTATAAGTCACTACAAAAATGTTATGACTTATGTCATTATGATGACTCCAACGATATTAGATTTGAATTAGGACTAATTCATGTCAATAAAATCAAAACTCTGTTAGACAAGTCTGATTTGCAAAGTGAATTTTTCAGTGAGATGCTTCCTCTTTTTTAAAAGTGAATAAAATATCATTGGGTATTGTCAACTTTTTAAGTAGTTCTTCGGTATCTTTTGTATGTGACCTTAAAGAATCAATAATATCAGCGATTAAGTTAATTGGATCAATATCCCAATTTAATCTCGCGATTTCTTGGGTTCCTATCCTGATTCCATGATTATTGAACAACTGTTTATTTTTTTATTTAAAGTTACATTATATTTAAAAGCATTAAAATAGATATCATTCATTTCAATTTTATTTGTTCTAATAAAAACTTGATGAGTGAATGTCGGAACGCCATTAATACTAGGAATATCAAAATTTTTCATTCTTAATTCATTGGAAAGTCTCTGGGCATAATCGATTGTTTTTTTTGAGTACGACTCTCCAAAAGCCTCCATCTCAAATAATGCGTATAATAAACTAACAATTTGATGCATTTGCGTATGACGAATGTATAGAGGGCTAATTGTTTTATCAATAAGTTTGGCCCATTCATTGTTTTTGTCATAATTAGTCCGTTTGCAGGACCGGGTAAAGTTTTATGTGTCCCGCCGAATAAGATGCAATTATCTATTTTATTCAGAGGATTATCTAATTGTTTTCCTGCTATAAGACCTAATGTTTGACTAGCATCATATAATAATACAGTATTTGAAGGTAGCTTTAGCTTATCAAAATCGGGTGGATTTATAATATCTGAAGGAGCATATAAGAAAAAGTTGATATCATCTTTTTTTAATACGGAATAGACATTTTCATAATCCATATCAAAATGATTATAGTCATAGGGCATATCAATTATTTGTAATCCTAATCTTTTACAAACAACTTTCATAGACTGGTGTCCTCCGCACTCACTATCAGAAACCATAATTTTATCACCAGCTTTTGTGATAGACATAAGAAGTGATGTGATGCAATTCATTCCTGTAAGTGTTCGAGCATCTGCATAGTTACAATCAAATAATTTTGCACATTGCTTATTGATTAGTCCATAAATTTCAAAAAGAAAGTTACTGCCAATAAAATTATTATCAGTTTCATAGTCTAAGACACCGTTCATGATGTAACGCTCTTGAAAATCACCGTTAAGTGGCAGCTTTACGAAAGGTGAAATAAGATTTTCTGCAGCACATAAAGGTAAAGTTTTCTTTTTGATAATATTAAAACGATCTTCGATATCTTTAAAAGCAGCGTAGCCTTCAATTTTATTTAACATCCAAAAACCTCCAAATAATTTATAGTTATTCGGAGGTTTTTGGATGCAATTTATTCCTCAAATTATACGTATCCAACACTTTAATTTTCTGATTTGTACAGACCGCAGTATAGATTTGAGTGGTTACAATGCTTGAATGACCAAGTAATTCCTGTACTTCTCTAATATCTGCTCCATTTGATAAGAGTTCTGTTGCAAATGTATGACGTAGATGATGAGGAGTAGAAGAAGGAGCAATCTTTGCTAAGTCTCGATATTTTGAATAAATATTTTCTATCCCATAAATCGAAAGCCGTTTGCCATATTTATTTAAGAAGATCGCATCTGATTTTGGTTGATAGAATTTTCTAACCGAAAGATACTCAGCAAGAGCCTTATTGGTTTCAGACGGTGAGACGTAAATTAGCCGTTCTTTATGGTTTTTACCTTTGATCAATAGCAAGCGAGTCGTTGGATGGTAGTCAATGGTGTTTAACCTATGTGCTTCGCCAATCCGGATACCTGTTGCAATTAACAGCTCAATTAATGCAATATCACGAATGAGATTTATCCGTTTTGATGAGGTCAAGTTAGATTTTTGGAGAAAGTACATCTGCTTTAATATTGTATTGATTTGTTCGGGTGTTAAAATTTTGGGGAGTTTTCTTGGAGTGATGTAGTTGTGATTAAAATTGGGTTTTTGGTTTGTAGGGAATTTCATTAAATCTTCGTTTATTAAATAGTTATAGAACATTTTAAAAACAACGATTTTTCTTTTTAACGTGGTAGCTTTTAACGTTTGCTGATATTCGTTGATATACTTGCTTATACCTAGTGTATAAATGTAATTATTTTTTATGCAGTATTGATTTAGGTTACTTAAATCAGAATAATAGGCTTTAAGTGTTTTTGGAGAGATGTTGCTAAATGTCTTTCTTTCTTCAAGATAGCTGTTAATATGTTTTTCAAAATCAATCATCATTATGTTCAACCTTCCTTTTTGTTCAAATAGAATCATTCTTTATGATAAGCGACTCAACGAGAGATTTCTAGGTCTCATAAGAAAAAAAGAAAGGAAGAATAGGCATTGTTATTTTCTGCTTAAAGATTAAAGAGTATAATGAAATAAGAGTCGTGCTTTAGAAAGGATGAAAAATATGTCTGTTGAAAAAACGAAAAAATTATCAAATGGATCAATTATTCCACGGTTGGGTTTAGGTGTCTGGAAAGCCCAAGATGGAGAAGAGGCTATGAATTCAGTCAAATGGGCGTTAGAAGCAGGGTACCGATTGATTGACACTGCTGAAGTTTATAAAAATGAGGTCAGTGTAGGAGAAGGCATTCGAATGTCTGGTGTTCCACGGGAAGAGATTTTTATTACAACAAAATTATGGAATACAGATCAAGGATACGAATCAACGTTAAAGGCT
The DNA window shown above is from Enterococcus sp. 4G2_DIV0659 and carries:
- a CDS encoding branched-chain amino acid aminotransferase, translated to MTLDWDNLGFDYIKTPFRYISMWKDGKWDDGKLTEDNTLHLHEGSAALHYGQQCFEGLKAYRCKDGSINLFRVDENSKRMNRSAKRLLMAEVPEEKFIRAVEEVVKANEAFVPPYGSGGTLYIRPLLIGVGAGIGVHPAPEYLFTVFCMPVGAYFKGGLTPTNFIVSDYDRAAPQGTGAIKVGGNYAASLLPGEEAKEKNFSDCIYLDPATHTKIEEVGSANFFGITKDNRFVTPLSPSILPSITKYSLLYLAEHHLGMEAVEEDVYLDSLDEFTEAGACGTAAVISPIGGFQTYDKFHVFYSETEVGPVTQKLYDELTGIQFGDLSAPDGWIRNIRV
- a CDS encoding ABC transporter ATP-binding protein yields the protein MIKLEQINKYYTLAEERLHVLKNINFEIKEKEFVAVMGPSGSGKSTLINLIGFIDKKFEGTYLFEGKKITDFSDKELSMIRNKSVGFVFQNFSLIENNTVFENIELPLLYNGSAYTDTKKRVQEVLEKVGLGDKGNKYPKQLSGGQQQRIAIARAIVNSPRFIIADEPTGALDSKTSDDIMKLFQDLNKEEGVTIILVTHNPEMVHYCDRLIRVKDGEIVEEELVQ
- a CDS encoding ABC transporter permease; protein product: MKNFVIGKTALKSILKNKKRSFLTMFGIIIGIASVITIVSIGNGFKRDMINKMSMTNTNENVTNITFNYFDVSNAFTENEVFKKSDLDLIKNIKGINKVDFYKPKQKQTERQIEIYIRGKKLTKKIERVEQTTVELLAGRQIQPKDNDTLNKVVVLDEVLAQKLFGDAEKAIGKGFEVGKEIFTIVGVKASESGTLSMDNQSPLAYFPVKSYDHYFHKPESQSILNLEVIPGEDKEKVTADVLKQLNFNGSLRNTGEYEQYNPKSDIDQMGSILDNLTLFISAVAGISLFIAGVGVMNMMYISVSERTKEIGVRRALGATEIDIKKQFLAEGLTLTLLGGLIGYLLGMLLGLLASIFLPFAVRPDLFTIALAVGISILIGVVFSYMPASAASKKDLIDILK
- the dapD gene encoding 2,3,4,5-tetrahydropyridine-2,6-dicarboxylate N-acetyltransferase; translated protein: MDAYEIINYIGNAEKKTPVKVTLKGKLKEVTFPDEIQAFTNCKTGTLFGEWKVVKAFLDEYEEKIEDYVVENDARNSAIPMLDIKEVNARIEPGAIIRDQVEIGNNAVIMMGAVINIGAVIGDGTMIDMGAILGGRATVGKNCHIGAGTVLAGVIEPPSAEPVIIEDNVLIGANAVVLEGIRVGEGAVVAAGAIVVDDVAPNTVVAGVPARKIKDIDEKTKGKTNMMEELRKL
- a CDS encoding efflux RND transporter periplasmic adaptor subunit, translating into MKSKKFKLIIGGIVLGVLGGSYFLFFPSSDNMEPAYNVFTLNQLDPLLLKGEVKATQTQDVFYDQTLGSIADIPVKHEQEVKNGDVLLNYQNSEAQNRADQQQRAVNKSSISAQQAAQNLSRAQVRYNESQAKLDQNTAEYNREADPEKKEELKGKVEQQKSEVTTFNNEVIQAQQALELANTEVNDEAASLESEQGKVTSTVNATIDGIAMVNEAGKKSLETPLIQVLSKAKQIKGTVTEYDFNKLSIGQEVSVTSIGSSETTQGKISAINQLPKTKNNSDAEIPTYEFIVDGDFTWAYGSSVQVSLNQSQLFLPEKSIVSKDDKTFVYTYKNGRASKTEVKVVDQQGTKKVESGVSKGTKIISNPDESLKDKAEVQVVEND
- a CDS encoding tyrosine-type recombinase/integrase encodes the protein MMIDFEKHINSYLEERKTFSNISPKTLKAYYSDLSNLNQYCIKNNYIYTLGISKYINEYQQTLKATTLKRKIVVFKMFYNYLINEDLMKFPTNQKPNFNHNYITPRKLPKILTPEQINTILKQMYFLQKSNLTSSKRINLIRDIALIELLIATGIRIGEAHRLNTIDYHPTTRLLLIKGKNHKERLIYVSPSETNKALAEYLSVRKFYQPKSDAIFLNKYGKRLSIYGIENIYSKYRDLAKIAPSSTPHHLRHTFATELLSNGADIREVQELLGHSSIVTTQIYTAVCTNQKIKVLDTYNLRNKLHPKTSE
- a CDS encoding mechanosensitive ion channel family protein codes for the protein MFFLGQSTSHVTAESTLDSAIDIKTVTEKKVNALQRFWNGINWDQIIATIIEKALYLIFLILLFVILNKIGKSIIDRTYGNYSKKQALSESRLKTLHTLIVNAFQYTLFFFFIYSLLTVLGVPVGSLLAGAGIAGVAIGLGAQGFMNDIITGFFIILEQQMDVGDYIRLTTLGIEGTVTAVGLRTTQMKALDGTVHFIPNRNITTISNLSRSNMQVLIDVRIMPDEGYDQIATIIDQVNQELKEKYSDVIQTGPTIFGMVDLGNGNFAIRTTMYVLNGNQASIREVFIAQYVKKLSAANFTIPNTPITLK
- a CDS encoding N-acetyldiaminopimelate deacetylase, with translation MIQDKLIDIRRELHKIPEIGLEEVKTQKKLIEIIASIDKSYLEVKTWKTGILVFVHGSAPDKTIGWRADIDGLPITEEVVSDFQSTHIGFMHACGHDFHMTIGLGLLEQLSFKQPKNNYLFLFQPAEENEAGGMLMYEDNAFGSWLPDEFYGLHVNPDLPVGTIATRVGTLFAATCEVQITLKGKGGHAAFPHASNDMIVAGMSLVQQAQTIVSRNVNPVEGAVVTFGTFHAGTATNVIAGVATLSGTIRTLTEEMNQLTQQRIKEIGAGIAKSFNCEVDVFLDQKGYVPVINNKETTENFMSFMEHEESVVFKEAEVAMTGEDFGYLLSKVPGTMFWLGVDSPFGLHSAKFDPNEEAITFGVEHISRFLQSLDK